A region from the Aeromicrobium choanae genome encodes:
- a CDS encoding phage tail protein, which yields MSSLRTVLACGAVSAVIGAGSALVVTTTSSDDAVRVSSPMYGCMDVAEGSLYLSDASDSCADDLVPVTWQGSEEAADGSDGQDGSDGEDGSDGLDGADGAAGDDGGSGAKGADGQDGAAGDEGAKGDDGATGAKGDKGDPGAAGAAGAKGDDGATGAAGAKGDKGDKGDDGAAGAAGAKGDDGATGAKGDKGGDGAAGATGAKGDQGDDGVVPWSAVSTWSASTAYSAGPPASVVTRGGSTYVAARSSIAADPATSPADWILVAAAGAKGDKGDQGEKGVDGAAGATGAAGAEGATGPAGPVGPAGDSGPAGPTGPMGPAGPQGPAGNSLLSGQFNQWQGSGRAFRNDYDCTMGSIVLGVGSRGIPADGRLLAIAQNSALFSLMGTTFGGDGVNTFAVPDLRAVTPNGLRYSVCSIGIYPSSE from the coding sequence ATGAGCTCCTTGCGGACGGTGTTGGCGTGCGGTGCGGTGTCGGCGGTGATCGGAGCCGGATCGGCCCTGGTCGTCACCACGACCTCGAGCGACGACGCGGTACGGGTCAGCTCGCCGATGTACGGCTGCATGGACGTCGCTGAGGGATCGCTCTACCTGTCGGACGCGTCGGACTCGTGCGCGGACGACCTGGTCCCCGTCACGTGGCAGGGCTCGGAGGAGGCCGCCGACGGTTCCGACGGCCAGGACGGCTCCGACGGTGAGGACGGCTCCGACGGCCTCGATGGCGCCGATGGTGCTGCGGGCGACGACGGCGGCTCCGGTGCGAAGGGTGCCGATGGCCAGGACGGCGCCGCGGGCGACGAGGGCGCGAAGGGTGACGATGGCGCCACCGGCGCGAAGGGCGACAAGGGTGACCCCGGCGCTGCGGGTGCGGCCGGCGCCAAGGGTGACGACGGCGCGACCGGCGCGGCAGGTGCTAAGGGAGACAAGGGTGACAAGGGCGACGACGGTGCTGCGGGTGCGGCCGGCGCCAAGGGTGACGACGGCGCGACGGGTGCCAAGGGCGACAAGGGCGGCGACGGTGCCGCGGGTGCGACCGGCGCGAAGGGCGACCAGGGCGACGACGGAGTCGTCCCGTGGAGTGCCGTGTCCACGTGGAGTGCCTCGACCGCCTACAGCGCAGGCCCGCCGGCCTCGGTGGTGACCCGCGGGGGCAGCACCTACGTGGCCGCCCGGTCCTCGATCGCGGCCGACCCGGCCACCTCGCCCGCGGATTGGATCCTCGTCGCGGCAGCCGGCGCCAAGGGCGACAAGGGCGACCAGGGTGAGAAGGGTGTCGATGGCGCGGCGGGCGCGACCGGCGCCGCAGGCGCCGAGGGAGCGACCGGGCCCGCCGGCCCGGTCGGCCCTGCGGGCGATAGCGGTCCTGCCGGACCGACCGGTCCGATGGGACCCGCCGGACCGCAGGGCCCCGCCGGCAATTCCCTGCTCTCCGGGCAGTTCAACCAGTGGCAGGGCTCCGGTCGCGCGTTCCGCAATGACTACGACTGCACGATGGGCAGCATCGTCCTCGGCGTCGGTTCGCGCGGCATCCCGGCCGACGGTCGGCTGCTGGCGATCGCGCAGAACTCGGCGCTGTTCTCCCTCATGGGCACCACGTTCGGCGGGGACGGCGTCAACACATTCGCGGTTCCGGATCTGCGCGCCGTGACCCCCAACGGACTGCGCTACAGCGTCTGCTCGATCGGCATCTATCCGTCTTCGGAGTGA
- a CDS encoding VOC family protein — translation MDQRLSLITLGVADLGRARAFYEEGLGFTKDNDEDDIVFYQLPGLVLALWTREGLAADAAVEDTGAAFSGITLAQNVGSPDEVDAVIEQARTAGARVLKPAREAEWGGYSGYVADPDGHLWEIAHNPFWTVHEDGRTTLR, via the coding sequence ATGGACCAACGACTCAGCCTCATCACCCTCGGCGTCGCCGACCTCGGGCGCGCCCGCGCCTTCTACGAGGAGGGGCTCGGGTTCACGAAGGACAACGACGAGGACGACATCGTGTTCTACCAGCTGCCCGGGCTGGTCCTCGCGCTGTGGACCCGAGAGGGGCTGGCGGCCGACGCGGCCGTCGAGGACACGGGCGCCGCCTTCAGTGGCATCACCCTCGCCCAGAACGTGGGCTCACCCGACGAGGTCGATGCCGTCATCGAGCAGGCGCGCACCGCCGGAGCGCGCGTGCTCAAGCCCGCCCGGGAGGCCGAGTGGGGCGGCTACTCGGGCTACGTCGCCGACCCCGACGGCCACCTGTGGGAGATCGCGCACAACCCGTTCTGGACCGTGCACGAGGACGGGCGCACGACGCTGCGCTGA